A genome region from Arthrobacter agilis includes the following:
- a CDS encoding metal-dependent transcriptional regulator, with product MTDLIDTTEMYLRTILELEEENIVALRARIAERLRHSGPTVSQTIGRMERDGLVVVSGDRHLELTELGRHRATGVMRKHRLAERLLSDVIGLDWAYVHDEACRWEHVMSERVERRLYELLGKPSESPYGNPIPGLEAIGGVESELFTDGVVTLLSAMGTYSPGNPVTLVRLAEPIQVDPELLTQLDEGGLRPGAQLNLESVGDYVSVRVPGVEGALELPPEVASHVFVSVAA from the coding sequence ATGACGGACCTCATCGACACCACCGAGATGTACCTGCGGACCATCCTTGAACTCGAGGAAGAGAACATCGTCGCGCTCCGCGCCCGGATCGCCGAGCGCCTCCGCCACTCCGGACCCACCGTCTCCCAGACCATCGGCCGCATGGAACGCGACGGCCTCGTCGTCGTCTCCGGGGATCGGCACCTCGAACTCACCGAACTCGGCCGCCACAGGGCCACCGGTGTCATGCGGAAGCACCGTCTCGCGGAACGTCTGCTCAGCGACGTCATCGGCCTCGACTGGGCGTACGTCCACGACGAAGCATGCCGCTGGGAGCACGTGATGAGCGAACGCGTGGAGCGGCGGCTCTACGAGCTCCTCGGCAAGCCCTCCGAATCGCCGTACGGCAACCCCATCCCCGGCCTCGAGGCCATCGGTGGGGTGGAGTCCGAACTCTTCACCGACGGCGTGGTCACCCTGCTCTCGGCCATGGGCACCTACTCGCCCGGGAATCCGGTCACGCTGGTGCGCCTCGCCGAACCGATCCAGGTCGACCCGGAACTCCTCACCCAACTCGACGAGGGCGGCCTACGCCCGGGCGCGCAGCTCAACCTGGAATCCGTGGGTGACTACGTCTCCGTCCGGGTGCCCGGCGTCGAGGGTGCGCTCGAACTGCCGCCCGAGGTGGCCTCGCACGTGTTCGTCTCCGTCGCAGCCTGA